Genomic window (Candidatus Dependentiae bacterium):
AGAAAATATTAATAAAAATTTTTTTTTAAAGCATTTAAATAAATTTATAATAATTTTTAAATTTATTTTAATATCTGTTTGTTTTTCAAAGTCATGTGCAGTTTCAGGCGAAATCATATCAGTAAATGTATATACATTAATTACATTATCTCTTTTAGAAAACAAATTTAAAAAATTTGGCAAATAAAGAAAAAACGCAAATATAAAAATATATATAAAAATTATTATAAATTTATTTAAATGCTTTAAAAAAAAATTTTTATTAATATTTTCTTTATTATTCATTTGAGACAACCTTATCAACAACTTTTAAATAAGATAAAAGTAAAATAAGAATACTACTTACCAAAAGCAATAAAGTTGACACTGCATTAATCGTTGGGTCAACCCAGGTTTTGATCATAGAATAAACATATACCGATAAAGTTTGAACTGTTGGACTTGAGCAAAAGAACGAAATTAAAAAATCATCCAAAGAAAGTGTAAAAACAAGTAACCCTGAAGCGACAAATGCCGGTACCAGCAATGGGAAAATAACATGTAAAAAAGTTTGAATATACCCTGCACCCAAATCTAAAGAAGCTTCAGTGAGTTCAGGATCCAATTCTTTAAATCGCGCTCTTACAATTGGAACAACAAAACCTAATCCTATTATAGTGTGTCCCACAATTAAGCTACCAAATCCCAGTGGTATCTTTAGAAACACAAATAAGCTTAGAACACTTACTGCCAAAATTATTTCGGGTAAAATTATTCCGGAATTAAAAAGATTGCTCAACAAATCTATATTTAACCATCTACCGGATATTACAAAAAAAGTTCCAAGTACCAAACTTAAAATTGTTGCGCAAATAGCAACAATTAAAGACACCCCTAAAGCTTGCCAAATCTCTGGAGAATCAAATAATTTCTGGTACCATTTTATAGAAAAACCGGTCCATTCAATTGAAACTGAAGAACTATTAAAAGAAAAAAGTATAAGAATAAATATCGGCAAGTACAAAAACGAATAAGCCATCACAACTAATAATGGGCTAAAATATCTAGAAATCTTTCTTTTTCCTAAAACCATAGTAACCAATCTTTATTTATTTTTCATAATTTTTTTTACAATTCGAAGCAATATCAATGAAAAAATTAAAGCACATGTCAAAGCGATTACTCCAAAAACCGTAATAGCTGCACCTGACTTCCAATCCCTTGATATCAAAAATTTTTCAACTATTATACTTCCCCAATATATTTTTCTTCCACCGCCCAATAAATCCGGTATTGCAAATTCACCAAAAGCCGGAATCAAAACCAATAAAAATCCAGTAAGAACTCCCGGCATAGAAATAGGAAATATAACACGCATAAATGTCTGAAATTTATTAGCACCAAGATCGTGTGAAGCTTCTATTAATCTTTTATCCATTTTTTCAAGTACTGTATAAATTGGAAAAATCATAAAAGGTAAAAAACAATATGCCATACCAACCTGAACGGCAAAATAATTGTTTAATAGATGTGTAGAATCTTTAAACAATCCAAAAAATTTAAATATTATACTAAATAAACCATCTTTTTTAAGCAAAAAAAACCAAGCATAAACCTGAACAATAAAGCTTGTCCATGCAGGCAATATTAATGAAAATAAAAATAATGATTTATATTTTTTTACTTTTAAAGATATAAAATAGGCGACAGGATATGCAAATAAAAAAGTTATAAATGCCGTTGAAAAAGCTAAAAATAAAGAATTAAAAATAACACTAAAATATAATTGATTAAAAATTTCTTTATAAGCTAAAAATGACAATCGTATAATATTATCAAATTCAACAAAACTATTTAAAATTAAAACACTTAATGGTAAATATAAAAATAAAATTTGCCATATCAACGCCGGTGTAATAAAAATAAACGGTAAATCTGCAACAGAAAAGTTTTTAAAAAATTTCATATTTTCAAACTATCCCTGTAAAAGCACTATATTTTCTTTTTGAAAGTAAAGATTTACACTATCGTCATAATCAATAACTTCCTGCGGAAAATGTTCTTCATTTTGTTCAAAAACCATTAATTTTTTACCGTTTTTCAACATCACGCTATATTGAGTAGATCGACCATAATAAATAATATTATCAACTCGACCAATTAGATGATTTGAAAATCCATTAATTTCTTTTTTACTTATATATATTTTTTCAGGTCTAATACTTAAAAATAAATTGCATCCCGAAATCATCCAATTTTTTTTAGACGGCGCAAAAACAAAAATATTTCCAAGCCCTTTTACCTCTACCATTTGTTGATTATCTGTTTCTATCAATCTACCGGCAATAATATTTGTATTGCCAACAAAATTTGCAACAAATCTTGATACGGGAAATTCGTATATTTGTTTTGGCGTTCCAATTTGTTCAATGTGACCATCATTATTCATGATCGCCATTTTATCGGCAACAGTTAAAGCTTCTGATTGATCATGCGTTAC
Coding sequences:
- a CDS encoding ABC transporter permease, with translation MKFFKNFSVADLPFIFITPALIWQILFLYLPLSVLILNSFVEFDNIIRLSFLAYKEIFNQLYFSVIFNSLFLAFSTAFITFLFAYPVAYFISLKVKKYKSLFLFSLILPAWTSFIVQVYAWFFLLKKDGLFSIIFKFFGLFKDSTHLLNNYFAVQVGMAYCFLPFMIFPIYTVLEKMDKRLIEASHDLGANKFQTFMRVIFPISMPGVLTGFLLVLIPAFGEFAIPDLLGGGRKIYWGSIIVEKFLISRDWKSGAAITVFGVIALTCALIFSLILLRIVKKIMKNK
- a CDS encoding ABC transporter permease, which gives rise to MVLGKRKISRYFSPLLVVMAYSFLYLPIFILILFSFNSSSVSIEWTGFSIKWYQKLFDSPEIWQALGVSLIVAICATILSLVLGTFFVISGRWLNIDLLSNLFNSGIILPEIILAVSVLSLFVFLKIPLGFGSLIVGHTIIGLGFVVPIVRARFKELDPELTEASLDLGAGYIQTFLHVIFPLLVPAFVASGLLVFTLSLDDFLISFFCSSPTVQTLSVYVYSMIKTWVDPTINAVSTLLLLVSSILILLLSYLKVVDKVVSNE